In the genome of Dasypus novemcinctus isolate mDasNov1 chromosome 30, mDasNov1.1.hap2, whole genome shotgun sequence, one region contains:
- the LOC131276788 gene encoding olfactory receptor 7A17-like has product METENQTCVLEFVLLGLSEDTGVQPLLFGLFLLMYLVTFTGNLLIILAIISDSHLQTPMYFFLSNLSFTDICFTSTTVPKMLLNIQTERKIITFENCIRQIFLYILFGQIDTSLLTVMAYDRFVAICQPLHYMVIMNPRLCGLLLLASWLFSVLYSLLQCLMVLRLSFCTKLEIPHFFCELNQVIRLACSDTFLNDLVMYFASGLLGFIPLTGILFSYSKIISSILRISTTEGKHKAFSTCGSHLSVVTLFYGTGLGVHLSSTASQNSRTNAIASVMYTVVIPMLNPFIYSLRNKDIKQAFKKLRHILSIKGFFSQV; this is encoded by the coding sequence atggaaacagaaaaccaaacatgtgTCTTAGAATTTGTACTTCTGGGGCTGTCAGAAGATACAGGagtgcagcccctcctctttggaCTGTTCCTGTTgatgtacctggtcaccttcacagggaacctgctcatcatcctggccatcatctcagactcccacctccaaacacccatgtacttcttcctctctaacctgtcttttacagatatctgtttcacctccaccactgtcccaaagatgctgttgaacatccagacagaaagaaaaatcataacttttgaaaactgCATCAGACAGATATTTTTGTACATACTTTTTGGACAAATAGATACCTCCCTCTTgactgtgatggcctatgaccgcttcgtggccatctgtcaaCCACTGCACTATatggtcatcatgaacccccggctctgtggcctcctgctaCTGGCATCCTGGTTATTCAGTGTTTTGTATTCCCTTTTACAATGCCTAATGGTTTTgcgattgtctttttgtacaaagttggaaatcccccactttttctgtgaacttaatcaggtaatccgacttgcttgttctgacaccttcctaaATGACCTAGTGATGTATTTTGCATCTGGACTTCTGGGTTTTATTCCACTCACTgggatccttttctcttactctaaaattatatcctccattttgagaatttcaacaacTGAGGGCAAGcataaagcattttctacctgtgggtctcacctctcagtggtgaccttgttttatggtacaggtctTGGAGTGCATCTTAGCTCTACTGCTTCTCAAAACTCAAGgacaaatgcaatagcctcagtgatgtacacggtGGTCATTCCTATGCTGAACCCCTTTATCTACAGTCTTAGAAataaggacataaagcaggcctttaaaaagctgagACACATTCTCTCTATAAAAGGATTCTTTTCCCAAGTTTAG